One Glycine max cultivar Williams 82 chromosome 4, Glycine_max_v4.0, whole genome shotgun sequence DNA segment encodes these proteins:
- the LOC100811975 gene encoding protein EXORDIUM, translating into MACFVPRDLLLLCLSILIVLPIALTSGPDAAPLTHHGGRLLTGNLNVGILWYGPIPKAQKKAILSFLRSLNMKTPEPDAANQPQVSSWWNIVESYGAAAGNNNIPVKVINQVFDPNYSYGKVLIKDFIKPLLPKATGGNPNTLAIVIASKGVTVQDMCAGSCAQHGLIENQVYVAVGDPEEECPECAWPFLATKGKTGATMKPPNGNVGADVMVKLLAGGLAGAVTNPFWDGFYANAHGDHVLEATSKCPDIFATTKLPVDPRNGGAFNAVGDKGTKFLLPAIWNPKTSSCWTPL; encoded by the coding sequence atgGCTTGTTTTGTCCCAAGAGACCTTCTCTTGTTGTGTCTCTCAATACTCATCGTCCTTCCCATAGCCCTTACCTCAGGCCCTGACGCAGCACCCCTGACCCACCATGGGGGACGCTTGCTCACTGGAAACTTGAACGTTGGCATCTTATGGTACGGTCCAATTCCAAAGGCCCAAAAGAAAGCGATATTGTCCTTCTTAAGGTCCCTGAACATGAAGACACCTGAACCTGATGCTGCCAACCAACCCCAAGTCTCATCATGGTGGAACATTGTGGAGAGCTATGGAGCTGCAGCTGGCAATAATAATATCCCGGTGAAGGTGATAAACCAAGTTTTTGATCCAAATTACTCTTACGGGAAAGTCCTGATCAAAGATTTCATTAAGCCCCTCCTTCCTAAGGCCACTGGTGGAAACCCAAACACCCTCGCTATAGTCATAGCCTCCAAGGGCGTGACAGTGCAAGATATGTGTGCCGGATCATGCGCCCAACACGGTCTTATTGAAAACCAAGTTTATGTTGCTGTGGGGGACCCAGAGGAGGAGTGTCCTGAATGCGCATGGCCATTCCTGGCGACCAAGGGCAAGACAGGTGCAACGATGAAACCACCAAATGGGAATGTTGGAGCAGATGTCATGGTGAAGTTGTTGGCAGGTGGCTTGGCCGGTGCAGTCACAAACCCATTCTGGGACGGGTTCTACGCAAATGCACACGGAGACCATGTCTTGGAAGCCACTAGCAAGTGCCCTGATATTTTTGCAACAACCAAGCTACCCGTGGACCCTCGAAATGGAGGAGCCTTTAATGCTGTTGGCGACAAGGGTACCAAGTTCTTGCTCCCTGCTATTTGGAACCCTAAAACTTCTTCCTGCTGGACTCCCCTCTAA
- the LOC100813607 gene encoding protein NUCLEAR FUSION DEFECTIVE 4, producing the protein MMGIESTGSKWLGLVAAVWIQAISGNNYTFSNYSDALKSLMSLTQIELNNLSVAKDVGKAFGLLAGLASDKFPTWAILLIGSLQGLIGYGVQWLVVSQRIQPLPYWQMCVFLCIGGNSTTWMNTAVLVTCIRNFRRNRGPVSGILKGFVGLSTAIFTDLCSALFADDPASFLLMLALIPFAVCLSGMFFLREIPPAATNDQEESTYFAVFNAVAVVVAVYLLAFGFVPNPSALVSRAFAVVLLLLLVAPMGIPVHSYLKARRQDERFKPNLEERVDEPLIRGKEKGSESEVERGNVLAEEAAAEGMSGPAVGEEHTIWEALKTVDFWILFVSFLCGVGTGLAVMNNMGQIGLALGYSDVSLFVSLTSIWGFFGRIVSGSVSEHFIKKAATPRPLWNAASQILMAVGYILLAMAMPGSLYIGSVVVGICYGVRLAITVPTASELFGLKYYGLIYNILILNLPLGSFLFSGLLAGILYDMEATTTVGGGNTCIGAHCYRLVFIIMAVACVVGFFLDILLSFRTKKVYNKISSSKNSNKNSLNSSRR; encoded by the exons atgatGGGCATTGAATCGACGGGGAGTAAATGGCTTGGGTTGGTGGCGGCGGTGTGGATACAAGCAATCTCCGGCAACAACTACACTTTCTCGAATTACTCGGACGCTCTGAAATCCCTCATGAGCCTAACCCAAATCGAGCTCAACAATCTGTCCGTGGCCAAGGATGTTGGCAAGGCTTTTGGGCTTCTGGCTGGGCTGGCCTCAGACAAATTCCCGACTTGGGCCATTCTCCTCATTGGGTCCCTCCAAGGCCTTATCGGCTATGGCGTCCAGTGGCTCGTCGTCAGCCAGAGAATCCAACCCCTCCCATACTGGCAGATGTGCGTATTCCTCTGCATTGGTGGCAACAGCACTACCTGGATGAACACCGCCGTTCTAGTCACATGCATCCGCAACTTCCGCCGCAACAGAGGCCCCGTTTCCGGCATTCTCAAAGGCTTTGTCGGTTTGAGCACCGCCATATTCACCGACCTCTGTTCCGCTCTCTTCGCCGACGACCCTGCTTCCTTTCTCCTCATGCTCGCCCTCATCCCTTTCGCCGTTTGCCTCTCCGGAATGTTTTTCCTCCGTGAGATTCCTCCCGCCGCCACCAACGACCAGGAAGAGTCTACTTATTTCGCGGTTTTCAACGCGGTTGCCGTGGTCGTCGCCGTTTACCTCTTGGCTTTCGGGTTCGTGCCGAACCCTAGCGCTCTGGTGTCTCGGGCATTCGCCGTGGTTTTGCTACTTCTGTTGGTGGCGCCGATGGGAATCCCGGTCCACTCTTACTTGAAGGCACGAAGGCAGGACGAGCGGTTCAAACCGAATTTGGAGGAGCGGGTTGACGAACCGTTGATTCGCGGAAAAGAGAAGGGGAGTGAAAGTGAGGTGGAGAGAGGGAATGTATTAGCGGAAGAGGCGGCGGCGGAGGGAATGAGTGGACCGGCGGTGGGGGAGGAGCACACGATATGGGAGGCTCTGAAAACGGTGgatttttggattttgtttgtTTCGTTTCTCTGTGGGGTTGGAACGGGTTTGGCGGTTATGAATAATATGGGTCAAATCGGTTTGGCGCTGGGTTATTCGGATGTGTCTCTCTTTGTATCCTTGACTAGTATTTGGGGCTTCTTCGGTCGGATCGTCTCGGGTTCGGTTTCGGAGCACTTCATCAA GAAAGCTGCAACTCCTAGACCACTTTGGAATGCAGCCTCTCAAATTCTGATGGCGGTGGGATACATACTCCTGGCAATGGCTATGCCAGGTTCCCTTTACATAGGGTCCGTTGTGGTTGGCATATGCTACGGGGTGAGGCTTGCCATTACTGTGCCAACTGCCTCGGAGTTATTCGGCCTCAAATATTATGGTCTTATATACAACATTCTCATTCTTAACCTTCCCCTTGGCTCTTTCCTCTTTTCTGGTCTTCTTGCTGGCATTCTGTATGATATGGAGGCGACTACCACCGTAGGAGGAGGCAACACTTGTATTGGAGCTCATTGCTACAGACTAGTATTCATCATCATGGCTGTAGCTTGTGTTGTTGGCTTCTTCTTAGACATTTTATTGTCATTCAGAACTAAGAAGGTTTACAACAAGATCTCCTCCAGCAAAAACTCCAACAAAAACTCTCTGAATTCAAGTAGGCGATGA
- the LOC100793558 gene encoding endo-1,4-beta-xylanase 5 has translation MQDIPFCSLIVFFFLIGASLVSPLYDGPLYDSTAYAECKEKPEEPLYGGGLFNTRRGVEGTIDSSISNVANNSYVPSLVLYNLTQGTIYSFSAWVRVKGSSSAMVRTTLETEKETHDCIGTVSAKHECWSFLKGGFVLNWSSNLSMIFFQNADGKDINIDVASPSLQPFTKQQWRINQQYKINTQRKRAVTIHVSDSNGRRFQGASICIEQISKDFPFGSAIAKTILGNLPYQNWFVKRFNAAVFENELKWYATEPDEGKVNYTISDQMLQFVRTNNIIARGHNIFWENPKYTPPWVLNLTGTKLQSAVNSRIHSLMSQYKDEFIHWDVSNEMLHFNFYEERLGPDATLHFFETAHESDPLATLFMNDFNVVETCSDVKSTVDAYISRVRELQRNGIFMDGIGLEGHFTIPNPPLIRAILDKLATLGLPIWLTEVDISKTLDRDAQANYLEEVLREGFSHPSVNGIMLWTAFHPNGCYQMCLTDNNFKNLPAGDVVDKLVEEWQISRVEGVTDVHGSYSFYGFLGEYRISVKYGNKTTKSTFSLSRGDETRHFTITI, from the exons ATGCAAGATATCCCCTTCTGTAGCCTTATAGTTTTCTTCTTTCTAATTGGGGCTTCTTTGGTTTCTCCTTTATATG ACGGCCCCCTATATGACTCCACTGCTTACGCCGag TGCAAAGAGAAGCCAGAGGAGCCACTTTATGGAGGAGGACTTTTCAACACTCGTCGTGGTGTTGAAGGCACCATTGATTCATCAATATCAAACGTTGCCAACAACAGCTATGTGCCTTCACTCGTTCTGTATAATCTCACTCAGGGCACCATTTACTCTTTTTCCG CATGGGTGAGAGTAAAAGGTTCAAGTTCAGCTATGGTAAGGACCACCCTGGAAACGGAGAAAGAGACGCATGACTGCATTGGGACAGTTTCGGCCAAGCATGAATGCTGGTCATTCCTGAAGGGTGGATTTGTTCTGAATTGGTCTTCAAATTTATCCATGATCTTCTTCCAG AACGCTGATGGTAAAGATATCAATATAGATGTTGCTAGCCCATCACTCCAGCCATTTACTAAGCAACAATGGAGAATCAATCAACAGTATAAAATCAATACT CAAAGAAAGCGTGCCGTCACTATTCATGTGTCAGATAGTAACGGGAGGAGATTCCAAGGAGCTTCCATCTGTATAGAGCAAATCTCAAAAGACTTCCCTTTTGGATCTGCAATAGCAAAGACCATTCTTGGCAACTTACCCTATCAG AATTGGTTTGTGAAGCGGTTCAATGCGGCAGTGTTTGAAAATGAGCTCAAATGGTACGCCACAGAACCTGATGAAGGCAAGGTCAATTACACCATTTCAGACCAGATGCTGCAATTTGTTAGAACAAACAATATTATAGCAAGAGGGCACAACATATTCTGGGAAAACCCTAAATACACTCCTCCATGGGTTCTTAACCTTACAGGCACCAAGTTACAATCTGCTGTGAATTCTCGAATACACAGTCTCATGAGCCAATACAAAGATGAGTTCATACACTGGGACGTCAGCAATGAAATgcttcattttaatttctacGAGGAAAGGCTTGGACCTGATGCCACATTGCATTTCTTTGAGACAGCACATGAATCAGATCCATTGGCAACGCTTTTTATGAATGACTTCAATGTTGTGGAAACATGCAGTGATGTAAAATCCACTGTTGACGCCTATATCTCGCGGGTAAGAGAACTGCAACGAAATGGCATCTTCATGGATGGAATTGGCTTGGAGGGTCACTTCACAATACCCAATCCTCCCCTTATCAGAGCCATCCTTGACAAGTTGGCAACACTTGGCCTTCCCATTTGGCTTACTGAGGTTGATATAAGCAAGACACTTGATAGAGATGCACAG GCAAATTACTTGGAGGAAGTGTTGAGGGAAGGCTTCTCACATCCTTCTGTGAATGGGATAATGCTTTGGACCGCATTTCATCCAAATGGGTGCTACCAAATGTGCCTGACAGACAATAATTTCAAGAACCTCCCAGCAGGTGATGTGGTGGACAAACTTGTTGAAGAGTGGCAAATCAGTCGTGTAGAGGGAGTCACAGATGTGCACGGTTCCTATAGCTTTTATGGGTTCTTAGGAGAATATAGAATTAGTGTCAAGTATGGCAATAAGACTACAAAGTCAACATTCTCCCTCTCTCGAGGTGATGAAACTAGACATTTTACTATTACAATATGA